The following are encoded together in the Argopecten irradians isolate NY chromosome 5, Ai_NY, whole genome shotgun sequence genome:
- the LOC138324243 gene encoding phospholipid-transporting ATPase ABCA1-like, whose amino-acid sequence MTTETIVIEFKNLDDTGNNRKKRSTSQLPKHVSYTLRMDVENVRNTVRLKERMWRPFPEDDMIFDMRYTRGFIQLQDIVDSAIIRMQTGQPVDTTVHIQQFPTPCHINDVYMNTLSMYLLPVMMTMAWIAALAVATKNLVYDRQNGQEEALKVMGLHSSINWMMWFLSSLIIMALTSVLCIVILKAGNLYAFSDFGLLFVYFLIFCFSSLMLCYMVSALFTQATLAVLTVLMVYALSYVPYMVLISMEVQMEFWQKILACLASTTSFGFAAQYIARYEIQMLGMHWDSIYDSPMPGDDMSFAWCCLMMIIDGVIYLIIGWYLRTIRPGKHGISQPWYFPVSPAFWGCSVSSPSSKYRAHTKW is encoded by the exons ATGACTACTGAAACTATTG TGATCGAGTTTAAAAATCTTGATGATActggaaacaacagaaaaaagAGATCAACATCACAGCTGCCGAAACACGTGTCATACACGCTTCGTATGGATGTAGAAAATGTTAGGAACACGGTACGACTAAAGGAACG GATGTGGCGACCATTCCCTGAAGATGACATGATATTTGACATGAGATACACTCGAGGCTTTATTCAGCTCCAAGACATCGTCGATTCTGCCATCATTCGTATGCAGACCGGCCAGCCTGTAGATACTACCGTGCATATCCAACAATTCCCGACTCCTTGTCACATCAATGATGT TTACATGAACACACTCAGTATGTATCTCCTACCAGTTATGATGACCATGGCCTGGATTGCAGCCTTGGCTGTCGCTACCAAGAACCTGGTATATGACCGACAGAATGGCCAAGAGGAG GCGCTGAAGGTAATGGGATTACACAGCTCCATTAACTGGATGATGTGGTTCCTAAGTTCCCTGATCATCATGGCCCTCACCTCTGTACTGTGTATCGTGATACTGAAGGCAGGCAACCTCTACGCTTTCTCCGACTTCGGTCTCCTCTTTGTGTACTTCCTTATCTTCTGCTTCTCCAGCCTCATGTTATG TTACATGGTTAGCGCCCTGTTCACACAAGCTACACTGGCTGTACTGACGGTACTGATGGTTTACGCTCTCTCGTACGTCCCTTACATGGTCCTTATCTCCATGGAGGTACAGATGGAGTTCTGGCAGAAAATACTAGCT TGTTTGGCCTCAACAACTTCCTTTGGGTTTGCGGCCCAGTACATCGCTCGCTATGAGATCCAGATGTTGGGTATGCACTGGGACTCAATCTATGACAGTCCTATGCCTGGTGATGATATGTCCTTTGCCTGGTGTTGTCTCATGATGATCATCGACGGTGTCATCTATCTCATCATCGGCTGGTATCTCAGGACCATCAGACCTG GTAAACATGGTATATCCCAGCCGTGGTATTTCCCCGTGTCACCGGCCTTCTGGGGCTGTAGTGTCAGCTCACCAAGCTCCAAATACAGAGCTCACACAAAATGGTAA